The following nucleotide sequence is from Bacillota bacterium.
CCGGGAAATTCCAGAGGGCTTAACCTACGAAGATTTGCTGTACACAACAGCAAATTATTCTTGATTATAGCTATACCTTGGGGCTAATGTTTACTCGTTTTCAGGACATTTTCCCTTTTCCTTGACAACTTTTCGCTTTTCGGAGGATATGTTCAAGGTACGCTGCACAATCTGCTTTTCATCGGCGGAATTGGCCAGAACCAGATTGATTCTGAATTGACATATGGTACAATCGATGGCTGCTATTTCCATACCGAGGGTGCCTTCTTCCACGGTGGCCGGATCCAGGGCGGGGAAGAGGCTTTCAATGATTTCGGGGGTTTCGATAACCCAGTATACAGTTTTATATATTCTGTCATCACGGCCTTTTTCCGGCCCCATGAGAACATTGGCAAGCTCGTCACCGATCAGGGTCATTATTTCGTGAGGGGTGGTGAGGAAAGCTTCCAATTCTGCAAGTTCTGCATGCCCCGCACTTTCCCAATCCGAATCCTCATCATGACGGACATATAGTCGTCCGGGTTTATAAAGAATATGCACATTGTGCTCGAGGATCAGACCGGTCAAATTTCCCTCGGTGTAATGCCCCCTGAAACCCAGGGAATTCTCTCCGGCATGTTCATAAATATAGAGAACATAATTGTCATTATTTTTCAAGTTATCAAGGGCTTTCACGGCCAGATTGTAGGCGGGAGATCCACGGGCGGGTGAACGTAAAAAAACCAGGCAGGCAAGGGAGACTATGATCAAAATATTCAAGATCGATATACCCAGCCAGAAGAGGTCGGGCCTGTGCCAACTGCGGGAATTGATTTTAAAATTCATGTGCTTTACCCCGGGTAAAATACATCCTTCTGGTTAATGGGTATGCCTCTACCGTTACAATAATGCACATGAGGATATGGAAATGACAATATAATGGGGCTATTCTTCACCCTTGATGACTGCCAGGGGGAAGAGGCGGGCTACCTTGCGGGTAATGCCGATTTCGGCCAGGGTGTCAATGACAGTTTCAATATCCTTGTATGCCTGGGGAGCTTCATCGAGATAGGCGCGGAAATCACGCCCCATGATCAGGATATCTTTCATTTTCTTCTCCAGTTCCTTGACCGATATTTCCCTTTTTGCTGCGGAACGGGAGAGGCGGCGGCCGGCGCCATGGTTGACCGAATTGAAGGTCGCCGACACCTTTTCGGTTGCGGTTACAATGTATGATGAGGTCCCCATGCTGCCCGGAATAATGGCCGGATGGCCGGTATGGCGGAATTTTGGTGGATTGAGCTGATGTCCGGGTGGGAGTGCACGCGTTGCACCTTTACGATGAATCAATAGCGTTTTTCCATCAATTTTTTCAAACTTGGCGATATTGTGGGCAACGTCGTAGACGATACCCAGGTCATAATCGGTGTCTCTACCACCCAGAATTTCGGCGAAGGCTTCCCGTATGTCATGGGTGATCCATTGGCGATTGCAGAAAGCGAAGTTCACGGCGCAGGCCATGGCTGCCAGGTATTTCCTGCCTTCCGGTGATCTGATAGGGACACAGGCAAGCCCGGCATTGGGCAGGGAAATTTTCATACGGGCAGCGTCCTTCTTCATGGTCCGCGAATAGTCGGTACAGATCTGATGGCCGAACCCCCGGCTTCCGGTATGGATGAGGACGGTAAGGTACCCCTCCCGTAACCCCATCCTGCCGGCAAAGTCTCTGTCAAAAACTTCGGCAACATGCCCGATTTCGATAAAATGGTTTCCGCCACCGATGGTGGATAGCTGGTTGCTTCTCGAGATTGCCTTCTTGCTCACGGATCCGAGGTCGGCACCGGGGAATTTGCCCCGTTCTTCGATGGAATCGATATCCTCTCCTCTGCCAAGGCCCATCTGGATCAATGCGGGAACCCCGCCGGTTACGACTTTGTTCAAGATATCTTTGATATTTCCAACATGTCGGCTTTCTTTTCCGATTCCGGTTGGGACTCTGGCAGTGATCGCCTGCATGATCTTGCGGAGTAACGGTTTGTCCATTTCACTTGCCGGAATATTTGTTTTCAGGAGACGGACACCGCAGTTGATGTCCATGCCCACTGCTCCGGAAGAAACTACCCCATCCTCGCTGTCCATGGCCATCACTCCGCCGATGGGCAAGCCGAAACCTTTATGAATGTCAGGCATCCCCAGAACATACCTGTAAACGCCCGGGAGGGATGCCGCGTCCATGAGCTGGGCCAGGGTTTCTTTTTCAGCAAAAGAGCGGGCCATCTTTTTGGATAGATAAACCCGGGCTTCAACGCGCATCGCGCCCTGCCTGGGGATAACATAGCAGTTTTTGCTTGAAGGCCGCAATATGGTCATGGCGGGGTTTCCTCCCTGTAATATAAATGATATCCAGAATTATTTATCCGGAAAAAATGGTCAAATCTCGGTATCAACACGTTCATTTTTGGCAAAAAGATCGATACGATCGATTGTTTTTTGCAGGGTTTCAAACAGATCGTAGCGTGTGAGGTCGAAATGGATCGGCGTGATGGAAATGTAACCTTCCTTGCTTGCGCCCACATCGAATTCTTCCTCATTTTGTGTTTCGATGACATCGCCGGCTAGCCAGTAATAGTGTTTGCCGCGAGGGTCGGTTCTCTTCTGGAAAGTGTTGCGGTAGCGGCGGTCTCCCAGGCGGGTTACGCGGGCCCCTTTGATCTTATCACCGGTGCCGGGCGGGACATTGATATTGAGCAAAGTCCCGGGTGGAAGGCTGGTTTCGATCAGAAGGGGTATCAGGCGGCAGGCGAACCTGGCCGAGAATTCAAAACCGGATTCATCAGGCTTGACAAGGGAGATGGCGATGGATGGTATTCCCAGAATGACCCCTTCCACGGCCGCCGACACGGTTCCCGAGTAGAAGATGTCGGTTCCAAGGTTGCTCCCTTGATTGATACCGGAAATGACCAATGAAGGTCTTTCCGGCAGGAGAGACTCGACGGCCAGTTTTACACAGTCCGATGGGGTGCCGTTAACGGACCATGCGGCCAATTCCGGATTGTGTAAATATCTAACAGGTTCCACACGGAGTGGGCGGTGCATGGTAATAGCATGCCCCACCGCACTTTGTTCGTGATCGGGAGCCACGATCGATATGCCCAACTCCTGACTGTATGCCTCGAATATTTTCTGGCTGAGAACCTGTATGCCTTCGGCAAAGATACCATCGTCGTTGGTAACAAGGATTGAATTTTTGAACATGAAATGAACCACTCCGTTTTTTTGAACAAAAACTAATTATCTGTCGCCAGTCGTCTTGCTCTTCGATCGGTTTCAAAAAATATTCTTTCCTCATCCATAGTAACAAGTTTACCCTCTTTCATCAATATTCTGCCATCGACAATGCTTAGTTCCACATCGGAACCGGAGGCAGAATAAACCAGATGAGCTTCAACATCATGGGGGGGCTGGAGATGGGGAAGATCTCTGGTTATACCGATGATGTCGGCGCGATATCCCTCTTCAATCACCCCTGTCTTCGGCAAAAAAAGTATTTCAGCCCCGTTCGTGGTTGCCAGCTGAAGGGCTTTGGCGGCCGGCAGGAGAGAGGGGTTTTCTTCCAACCCCTTGGGCAGGAGGGCAGCGAGGCGCATCTCTTCAAACATGTCCAGGTTGTTATTGCTTGCTGCACCATCGGTGCCAATACCGACCTTGATGCCTGCTTGAAGCATATCTATGACGGGGGCAATCCCACTTCCCAATTTAAGATTGCTGGTCGGGTTGTGAGCAACCCCGGCTTTCCTTGCAGCCAATATATCAATGTCATGGTTACGAAGATGGACGCAATGAGCACAGATGACTTTTCGGCCTTCAAAAAGACCGACCCTGTCAACCAGTTCCACGGGGGTGACTCCGTGTTCTTTCAGGCAGTTTTCAATTTCGAGCCTGCTTTCAGACATGTGGATCTGGATGGGAAGGTTTACTTTTTCAGCCAGGGAAATTATTCTTTTCAAGGATTCCGGGGGGCAGGTGTAGGGTGCATGTGGGCCGAGGGTAACGGTTATACGCCCTCCCGCACCACCGTGCCAGTTTTCAACCAGTTTTTCGGTATCATACAGGTCTTTCTCCAGCCGCCCGCTTGTTCCCACTATTCCATGTGCCAGTACAGCCCTGATACCCGTGATTTCAACAGCCCTGGCTACCTGATCCATGGAAAAGTACATATCGGTAAAGGTGGTTGTTCCGCTGCGGATCATCTCCGCAATGCCGAGCATCGTTCCCCAGAAAATATCTTCCGCGGTCAGGAGGTTTTCAAGCGGCCATATTTTTTCTTCCAGCCATTCCTGCAGGGGCAGGTCATCGGCGAATCCCCTGAAAAGTGTCATGGCTGCGTGGCCATGGGTATTTATCATTCCTGGCATGACGATCAGGCCGGAGGCATCGATTATTTCTGTGGTGGGTGGCAGTGCCAGGCGGGCCAGATTGTCATCCGTTGTGATGCCTTCAATTACACGCATGATGAGCCCACCGCCGATCAAGAGAGAGCCTTCAAAGATATTTCGGTCATCATCCATGGTAACTATGGTGGCATTTCTGATAAAAAGAGACGGCATTTATTTTAACCTCCCTGCAAAAGGAATCTAATTGATAAACAAAAGCTGCCATGCCCGGGATTCAGGTGCTTCTGTTCAATTCAATTATTTCATCATATTTGAATATGCCCCTTTCGGTGATAAAACCGTCAATCAATGTTCCCGGTGTTACATCGAAAGAGGGGTTGTAAGCGGTAACTCCTTCAGGAGCAATGAGTTTATCTGCAAAGTGAGTTACCTCGCGTGGATCCCGTTTTTCGATCTGTATGCGGCTGCCTTCATCCAGGTTGAAATCGATGGTAGAGACAGGGGCGGCGATATAAAATGGGATATGGTGATAATGAGCAAGGATGGCCAGCGCATATGTTCCGATCTTGTTGGCCGTGTCCCCGTTCGCGGCAATGCGGTCCGCCCCGGTTATAATCAGATCGATTTTTCCTTCAGCCATGACCGTGGCGGCGCAGCTATCGGTGATCAGGATAACTTCCATGCCCCCCCGCTGCAATTCAAAAGCCGTCAGCCGGGCACCCTGCAGGTACGGTCTTGTTTCACATGCGAATACGGCAAATTTTTTCCCCTCATGATATGCCGAGCGAAAAACTCCCAACGCTGTTCCCCAACCACCTGTGGCCAGTGCACCGGCGTTGCAGTGAGTCAGTACCGTGGCTCCATCGTTTACAAGTGCGGCACCGAAACCACCGATTTTTTTGTTGACCGCAATGTCCGCATGCATTATTGATTTTGCTTCTTCAAGCCAAAGATCGGCGATCAGGGAAGGTGAACTTGCTCTGTCCTTGATTGACCATATACGTCTCAAGGCCCACTCCAGGTTGACAGCGGTGGGGCGTGATTCGCTGAGGCGGTGGTAGGCGCTTCTCATTTCCGACCAGAAGTTTTCCTCTGCAATCCCCGGTCTGGCAATGGCAGAAAGAGCTTCCAGGGCCAGTCCGAATGCAGCGCATATTCCTATAGCGGGGGCCCCCCTGACAACCATGGAAGCAATGGCCCGGGCGACATCATCTGCATTGTGGCAATGATGATAGAGAATCCGGTGAGGGAGGATTCTCTGATCCAGCAATTTCAAATTTCGGGCTTTATCATCCCAGATCATGGGTTGCATACAGTCAACACGACTCCATTATTTT
It contains:
- the mtnA gene encoding S-methyl-5-thioribose-1-phosphate isomerase; the encoded protein is MQPMIWDDKARNLKLLDQRILPHRILYHHCHNADDVARAIASMVVRGAPAIGICAAFGLALEALSAIARPGIAEENFWSEMRSAYHRLSESRPTAVNLEWALRRIWSIKDRASSPSLIADLWLEEAKSIMHADIAVNKKIGGFGAALVNDGATVLTHCNAGALATGGWGTALGVFRSAYHEGKKFAVFACETRPYLQGARLTAFELQRGGMEVILITDSCAATVMAEGKIDLIITGADRIAANGDTANKIGTYALAILAHYHHIPFYIAAPVSTIDFNLDEGSRIQIEKRDPREVTHFADKLIAPEGVTAYNPSFDVTPGTLIDGFITERGIFKYDEIIELNRST
- a CDS encoding amidohydrolase, with the translated sequence MPSLFIRNATIVTMDDDRNIFEGSLLIGGGLIMRVIEGITTDDNLARLALPPTTEIIDASGLIVMPGMINTHGHAAMTLFRGFADDLPLQEWLEEKIWPLENLLTAEDIFWGTMLGIAEMIRSGTTTFTDMYFSMDQVARAVEITGIRAVLAHGIVGTSGRLEKDLYDTEKLVENWHGGAGGRITVTLGPHAPYTCPPESLKRIISLAEKVNLPIQIHMSESRLEIENCLKEHGVTPVELVDRVGLFEGRKVICAHCVHLRNHDIDILAARKAGVAHNPTSNLKLGSGIAPVIDMLQAGIKVGIGTDGAASNNNLDMFEEMRLAALLPKGLEENPSLLPAAKALQLATTNGAEILFLPKTGVIEEGYRADIIGITRDLPHLQPPHDVEAHLVYSASGSDVELSIVDGRILMKEGKLVTMDEERIFFETDRRARRLATDN
- the surE gene encoding 5'/3'-nucleotidase SurE is translated as MFKNSILVTNDDGIFAEGIQVLSQKIFEAYSQELGISIVAPDHEQSAVGHAITMHRPLRVEPVRYLHNPELAAWSVNGTPSDCVKLAVESLLPERPSLVISGINQGSNLGTDIFYSGTVSAAVEGVILGIPSIAISLVKPDESGFEFSARFACRLIPLLIETSLPPGTLLNINVPPGTGDKIKGARVTRLGDRRYRNTFQKRTDPRGKHYYWLAGDVIETQNEEEFDVGASKEGYISITPIHFDLTRYDLFETLQKTIDRIDLFAKNERVDTEI
- a CDS encoding RtcB family protein; this translates as MTILRPSSKNCYVIPRQGAMRVEARVYLSKKMARSFAEKETLAQLMDAASLPGVYRYVLGMPDIHKGFGLPIGGVMAMDSEDGVVSSGAVGMDINCGVRLLKTNIPASEMDKPLLRKIMQAITARVPTGIGKESRHVGNIKDILNKVVTGGVPALIQMGLGRGEDIDSIEERGKFPGADLGSVSKKAISRSNQLSTIGGGNHFIEIGHVAEVFDRDFAGRMGLREGYLTVLIHTGSRGFGHQICTDYSRTMKKDAARMKISLPNAGLACVPIRSPEGRKYLAAMACAVNFAFCNRQWITHDIREAFAEILGGRDTDYDLGIVYDVAHNIAKFEKIDGKTLLIHRKGATRALPPGHQLNPPKFRHTGHPAIIPGSMGTSSYIVTATEKVSATFNSVNHGAGRRLSRSAAKREISVKELEKKMKDILIMGRDFRAYLDEAPQAYKDIETVIDTLAEIGITRKVARLFPLAVIKGEE